One part of the Stegostoma tigrinum isolate sSteTig4 chromosome 14, sSteTig4.hap1, whole genome shotgun sequence genome encodes these proteins:
- the pigx gene encoding phosphatidylinositol-glycan biosynthesis class X protein: MDGYWAVLVVEYLCVAAVTCNDPLHSESWLRSASLNRHIAKNGFHRELIMDVDLGENAQQSCCVMIKERLPPGLYVDPYELASLREQKSEEIFVQNEIDIEAPEYLSAAHSINIYLKPDPRYNGHFTGAVPLHVRYHRPTDTKEATALMTLADPHLMIHCQEYSPLLESWKLGITKAPCSASNHSICSWLNVSYHNVVETVTLQVPVGQKKDVLAVVTATLLTTILCCVLLIRAMWIHGKFER; this comes from the exons ATGGATGGGTATTGGGCTGTGCTCgttgttgagtatctgtgtgtcgCTGCTGTCACAT GTAATGATCCTTTGCACTCTGAGTCCTGGCTTCGATCAGCGAGTTTGAACAGACATATTGCAAAGAATGGATTTCATAG AGAGTTAATAATGGATGTTGACCTTGGTGAAAATGCTCAACAGAGCTGTTGTGTTATGATTAAGGAGCGGTTACCACCAGGACTTTACGTGGATCCATATGAACTTGCTTCACTACGAGAGCAGAAGAGTGAAGAG ATATTCGTTCAGAATGAGATCGATATTGAAGCTCCGGAATATTTGTCAGCAGCACATTCAATCAACATCTATCTGAAACCTGATCCTAGATATAATGGACATTTTACTGGAGCAGTCCCACTACATGTACGATATCATCGGCCAACAGACACAAAGGAAGCCACTGCTTTGATGACCCTTGCAGATCCGCATTTGATGATTCACTGTCAGGAAT ATAGTCCATTATTGGAAAGTTGGAAACTTGGTATTACTAAAGCTCCCTGCTCAGCAAGTAATCACAGTATCTGTAGCTGGCTGAATGTTAGCTATCACAAT GTTGTGGAAACTGTTACGCTACAGGTTCCTGTTGGGCAGAAGAAGGATGTATTGGCTGTGGTCACTGCAACATTGCTCACTACCATTCTGTGCTGTGTCCTGCTTATCAGAGCTATGTGGATACATGGCAAGTTCGAACGCTAA
- the cep19 gene encoding centrosomal protein of 19 kDa, which translates to MAYIPRKCGVKFKPPAIVLIYEDENTKKTRQRLIPVRNFTKFSDCGQAAEQMKNNPRHQVYLDRVSQQQLQKLYQLLRDSLNGLSLDQSLETFLRENSINAEEDLNKLDDNELAKKKKIMDELFEKNRRKPSDPKFVYDLEVDFPEDGQIESCGWDDDDQDGEF; encoded by the exons ATGGCTTACATTCCAAGGAAGTGTGGAGTTAAATTCAAACCACCTGCTATTGTTTTAATCTATGAAGATGAAAATACTAAAAAAACTCGACAGAGGCTAATACCGGTTCGAAACTTCACCAAATTTTCAG ATTGTGGCCAAGCTGCAGAACAGATGAAGAATAACCCTCGGCACCAAGTGTATTTGGATAGAGTGTCACAGCAGCAGCTACAGAAATTGTATCAGCTCCTAAGGGATAGCCTGAATGGACTGAGTCTTGACCAAAGCCTGGAGACCTTCCTGAGGGAAAACTCCATTAACGCAGAGGAGGACCTCAACAAACTTGATGACAATGAGTtggcaaaaaagaaaaaaatcatggatgaactgtttgaaaaGAACAGGAGAAAACCTAGTGATCCAAAGTTTGTTTATGATCTGGAAGTTGATTTCCCTGAGGATGGGCAGATTGAGTCATGTGGCTGGGATGACGATGATCAAGATGGAGAGTTCTAA